CCCTTCACCCATACACCTCCCTCTCCAGCCTCCTTGCTTCAGACTCCGTCGCGCACTCGACCATCAGATACATCCCCTCGGGGCCGAGGGCGTCGAGCAGGGGCAGCACCTCGTCCGGTTTGACCCAGATCGCCTGCACCGACTTTCCGGCCGCCCTGATGCGGCGGTACAACTCGTACCACTGGGGCGAGCCGCCACCAGGGAACTGCGGCTGCGGCGTCCACTCCACCGCGTTCAGCGATTCGATTTCCAGCACGGCATCGAGGATAGGGAAGCAGTCGGTGCCGTCGAGGTGGAACATCGAGTAGTCGAGCCAGTCGCATTGGCGGGATAGCGAGGGAAGGACGAACTTGCGGAAGTGCTCGGGGGAGATCATGGAGCCCGCGTCGCACTGGACCTTAGCGGTCTTCCCCGGTCCCCAAAGGCTGAAGGCGGCGAACACCATCCCTCCCGATTCCCCCTCCTCCTGCCCTGGAGGAGGAGGGGGTAGGGGGTGGAGGTTCTGAGATTGCGGATTGCGGATTGCGGATTGCGGATTCGAGAGCCTGATCCGCTCATAGATCAGGTCGAACGTCTCGAAGAACGCCTGGTTGATCGCCTCGATCTGCGCAAGGACCCACTCGGGACGGTCTATCGAGTCGATCAGGAGTTCCATTGGGTCGCGGAGCTGCGCCAGCGTGTCCCAGTTCTCGATGAGGTCCGGCATCCCGACCGGCAGCCAGCCTCCAAGGGTCTGAGAAACTCGAATTGCCTCGTCAATCAGGGCGAGATGTGTCTGCCACCATTGGTTGGCCGGGTTAAAGCGGACCGGCGGCGTGGCGTCGGGGTCCTGGATGCACGGGTTGTACCAAACCGTGGTCTCTGCGAACCCGGGTTCGCAGCCGAGGAAGAGCCCGAGCGAGCCGGGGCCGATCATCGTGTCGAGGTAGGGAAAGGCTGCGCCCCCGTGGTAGGTGCGGGAGAGCCAATGGAGCGATTGCTGAACGCGGAAGGTTGGGTCGATCCACCGTTGTTCGAGGTCTGCCGGAGGTGCCGGCTCAGGGACTTCCAGCCAAGGCTCCTCTGCGGGAGCCGTAATCCACAGGGCGCAGCCCTTGCCGAGCCACCAGTCCAGGAGCCGAGACCGGGCGATGCCCCAGTCGTTCTGGCGCATTGTGTCCACAGCCCAAGTTTGGCAGGCGGCTCGTCTTTATGGGCTGCCGAGAATCGGCGGAAGGCTGACACCGCATCGGACCGCCACCTGCAAGAACCGGCAACTTTACGGGCTGGATACACCTTGGACGTGTTTCACTTCCGTTGTAGGATATCTAGGACTCACGCACGCTGGTGAGTTGTATTGATTGGAGGTTTCTAGGAAATGAGACTCAAAACGCTGACTTTGGCGGCTGTTGCCGTCATCGTCCCACTGGCTTCGACCAGCTTTGCCGTGACCGGCTTGAGGCCGGCTGCACCCGATCTCACTTGCACCGAGTCCATCGCTGCCATGGGAGGCGGGGTATATCGGTACACGTATACCCTTACAAATGTGTCCGCCCTTGCTCCGGTATGGTGGTGGGGCGTCTACACGAACAATGCGCCTGGCGGTCTGGTTTATGCGCCCATGGGCAGCGGCTATTTTGGAAGCATTCCTTCTGACATGGCCCTTGCCGGATACAGCTATATGGGCTGGGATACGAACTTCGCGTATGGCGGTGGCGGCGCCACCAGTGTTGGTACTGGCGGATCGAGCACCCTCGTGTTCGATGCGGTCGGATATGACGCTGCCAGCAAGCCCTTCTTCGCCGACATTGATGGTGAGTGGACCGGCGCAGGAACGCTAGGATCTAATGCCGACGGAACTCAAATCCTGAGCTATATGGGTGATACTTCGCCCGTGCCTGAGCCCGCATCATTCGCTGCACTGGCGATTGGAGTAGTAGCGCTCGCGCGACGTCGCCGATAGTCGGCCAAGCGTTCTTAGAGTGGGGCCGGCGCCCTTCAGGAAGTTGGCCCCGCTTTCAACGATCTGAGGTCAAGGGGACTATCCCCTCTCGGCGTAGTCGAACGCCGTATTGTGCTGCGTGTGGTCGATGTCGCCTTCGACCCAGTGCGCCCTGGTCTCCAGAACAGGGTGCTCGAAGAAGCTCTTGCATGAAGCAGGGAACTCCGGTCCCGGGCCGCAAGGGAAGAACGCCGCGTAGTGGATCATGGCGATCATCGGGCGGTGGTTGGGGCTGGGGTTGGGCATGCCGCCGTGCCACAGCCGGATATCGCGGATGAGCGCGCTGCCGAGCTTCACCGAGGGCTGAAACGGCTTGGAGATCGGCCGCTGCTCTTCCAGCATCGCTTCGGGGATCTTGATGTCGGCCGACCGCCAATCGCCGAACGGGATCTTGTGCGTGCCGGGCCAGAGCTCGATGGCGCCGTTACCCGCGTCCATGTCCACGAGCGGGAAGTTCACGACAAGGCAATAGGGCGGGCCGTAGAGGCCGGGCCAGAGATGGCCCATGTCGAAGTGGGTGGGCTGCCTTTGGCCGGAGGCGGCGAGCGCGGTGTTGCCGCTGTAGAAGGCGTTGTAGAGCCCGTCGCCGAGGATCGAGTGGGTGACTTGGATGATCAGGTCGTTCAGCAGCACATCCTTGAACAGGAACGGCGGAAAGGGCGGCGGGTCTTGTTGGATGTTGGCCTTCACGAAGTTGAAAGGCGTGTCGCCTCGGCTGAGCACCTTGTCCACGTCTGCGAGCATTTGCTCACGGATAAGCGCCAGGTGCTGGACGTCGGCGACAGCTTCCAGCACCACCATCCCATCGTCGAGGATGGCGTTTCTTGCGGCTTGGAGCGTTACCGGCGAGAACACGCCGGTGTGAAGTTCTTCGGGTGTGGGCTTGACGCACGTCATGATCGCCTCCGGGATTCAGTCTATCCCTTGGGCGCTCTTCCGAGCCTTAGCCGGCAAGCCACCCTCCGGGTGGGGATCCCCCCAGCTCGGAACACAGGGTGCCTCCACCCTTTACGGGTGGCGTCATAGTGGTCTCCGCCCGGCTCGCGGTTCTTGAGTATGGTCGGATGTGCCGTGCTCTGATGGGCTCAGTAGGGCCTGCTGCACAGTTGCATCCTACTTTCCCGACAGGAACCGACTCCACGAACACCACCCTAAAGGGTGGAGGCACCCGCGACTTCTATCACTCGGTGCAGACTCTAGCCCTGGGATCGACATGCCTTTGAACCAAAGGTCAATTACTCACCACACACAGTCGAAAAATGATGATCGAGAGCGAGCAAGGCCTCCCTCCCCCGACCCCTCCCTTCCCGACTTCGCCGGGACTCGGAAGCAGTTTCGACTCCCTCAAAACAAAGGGAGGGGAGCCCACGAGCTGCCCGAAATCCACTATCCTAGGCCATGGGCTTGAAGATCGCGGTTCTCGGCGCGGGGAGCGTCGGCTTTACGCGGGGGATGATCCGCGACATCCTGTGCGTTCCTGAGCTTCGGGAGATCGAGATCGCTCTGCACGACATCGACGCGCGGAACCTCTCGATGGTCGAGCAGCTTGTGCGCCGGGACATCGCCGCCTCGGGTCTGCCCACACAGGTGACAGCCCACCTAGAGAGAAAGAAGGCGATCGAAGGCGCGAAGTACATCTTCAGCTTCGTGCGGGTTGGCGGCCTCGAGGGCTTTGCGCACGACGTGTACATCCCCTTAAGGTACGGCGTGGACCAGTGCGTCGGCGACACGCTCGGTCCGGGTGGCCTGATGTACGCCCAGCGCGGGGTTCCGGTGCTTCTGGACTTCTGCGCCGACATCGAGGAATTGGCTGCGGACGACGCGCTGTTCCTCAACTACTCGAACCCCATGGCGATGCTCACGTGGGCGTGCCTGGAGTACACGAACGTGCGCACGATTGGACTCTGCCATGGCGTCATCGGCGGGCATCACCAGCTCGCCAGCGTCATCCAGCTTCTGGCGCGAGAGAGGGGCTGGATCGGCCCGGAGGACCGGGTCACCAAGGAAGACGTGGACATCGTCTGCGCGGGCATCAACCACCAGACGTGGTACGTGCAGGTGCGCTTCCAGGGCCGCGACATGACGCCCTACCTGCTGGAGGGGTTCCAGAAGCACCCCGAATTCCGCCAGACCGAGAAGGTGCGCATCGACATGCTGAGGCGGTTCGGCTATTACTCCACAGAATCCAACGGCCACCTGAGCGAATACGTGCCCTGGTATCGCAAGCGCCCGGCCGAGATCGCCGACTGGATCGACTTGAGCAGCTGGATCAACGGGGAGACCGGCGGGTACCTAAGGGTGTGCACGGAGGGGCGGAACTGGTTCGAGCAGGAGTTTCCGAGGTGGCTGGAAGAGCCGCCGTTCACCTTCGAGCCGAAGGACCGGGGCCAGGAGCACGGGTCCTACATCCTGGAGGGGCTGGAGACGGGCCGCGTGTATCGGGGGCACTTCAACGTGCGCAACGACGGGATCATCACGAATCTGCCGCAGGACTGCGTGATCGAAGCGCCGGGATATGTGGACGGAAATGGCATCTCGATGCCGGTGGTCGGCGATCTGCCGCTGGGGTGCGCGGCGGTGTGCAATGCGTCGGTCTCGGTGCAGCGGTTGGGGGTTGAGGCGGCGGTGCGAGGGGAAGTGGAGCTGCTCAAGCAGGCAATGATGCTGGACCCGCTGACGGGGGCTGTGTGCAACCCGCCGGAGATCTGGCAGATGGCCGACGAGATGCTGGTGGCGACAGGGCAGTGGCTGCCGCAATACCGGGACGAGGTTGCGTTGGCGCGGGAGCGGTTGACGGGTTCGGCGAGTTTGGCACGGTTTGGTGGGAATCGGGGTGCTGCGCGCCTGAGGGTTCGGTCTGCAGAGGAAATGTCTGAGGACGCGGCGGCCAAACGGGCCGCCGCGTCCTCAGACAAGGCCGGGATGACGGGGTGAGTTGCACAGGCGAGACGCCTGCGCACCATTTGGTGGGCAGCTCTCGATTAATGAGGCCGCTTTCGGAGCAATGCCAATCCGCCAAGACCCAGAGCCGCCAACGTTGCGGGCTCGGGCACCGGCACGGCGTCCACACGGACATTGTCCACGTCTGCGAACACCACTCCGTGGTCGACGGCGCCCTGCGCTCGGACGATGAACTTGTCGTAGTCATCCGTCGGCAGGCTTAGGGAATGGTGCTCAACGGAAAAGGTGCCGGGCGTGTAGGTGTCCGAGTTGACCAGGGTGTTTCCGAGCCACCCTTCCAGCGTGACCGTGTTGCCGCCTTGCTGGAGGAGGAACGTCCAGATGTCCAGTGAGGCTTTCTTGAGCTGGAATCCGGTTCCGGCCATCCCGATGGAGAAGCTCTTCATGCGTCCGAAGGCGACGCCGCTGCCCGGAACATAGCCCCCAAAGCCGAGGACGTTTGGCGTAGAGAACGACCCGCCAAGGTCGCCAGAATTGGCCTGTTCGATGCAGAACACTCCGCCCGAGAGGTCTTGGTCCACGTCGTAGAACTTCACACCACTACTGGTAATCGATGGGCCGAAATCGCCTTCATTCAGTTCATCGAAGGTGGCGAGATAGGTATTGGCCGCCGAAAGCGCCGCCGTTGACAGAAGGCAGAGTGCGAGATACGGTTTCATGTCTGG
This genomic stretch from Armatimonadota bacterium harbors:
- a CDS encoding PEP-CTERM sorting domain-containing protein, which produces MRLKTLTLAAVAVIVPLASTSFAVTGLRPAAPDLTCTESIAAMGGGVYRYTYTLTNVSALAPVWWWGVYTNNAPGGLVYAPMGSGYFGSIPSDMALAGYSYMGWDTNFAYGGGGATSVGTGGSSTLVFDAVGYDAASKPFFADIDGEWTGAGTLGSNADGTQILSYMGDTSPVPEPASFAALAIGVVALARRRR
- a CDS encoding phytanoyl-CoA dioxygenase family protein; this encodes MTCVKPTPEELHTGVFSPVTLQAARNAILDDGMVVLEAVADVQHLALIREQMLADVDKVLSRGDTPFNFVKANIQQDPPPFPPFLFKDVLLNDLIIQVTHSILGDGLYNAFYSGNTALAASGQRQPTHFDMGHLWPGLYGPPYCLVVNFPLVDMDAGNGAIELWPGTHKIPFGDWRSADIKIPEAMLEEQRPISKPFQPSVKLGSALIRDIRLWHGGMPNPSPNHRPMIAMIHYAAFFPCGPGPEFPASCKSFFEHPVLETRAHWVEGDIDHTQHNTAFDYAERG
- a CDS encoding alpha-glucosidase/alpha-galactosidase; translation: MGLKIAVLGAGSVGFTRGMIRDILCVPELREIEIALHDIDARNLSMVEQLVRRDIAASGLPTQVTAHLERKKAIEGAKYIFSFVRVGGLEGFAHDVYIPLRYGVDQCVGDTLGPGGLMYAQRGVPVLLDFCADIEELAADDALFLNYSNPMAMLTWACLEYTNVRTIGLCHGVIGGHHQLASVIQLLARERGWIGPEDRVTKEDVDIVCAGINHQTWYVQVRFQGRDMTPYLLEGFQKHPEFRQTEKVRIDMLRRFGYYSTESNGHLSEYVPWYRKRPAEIADWIDLSSWINGETGGYLRVCTEGRNWFEQEFPRWLEEPPFTFEPKDRGQEHGSYILEGLETGRVYRGHFNVRNDGIITNLPQDCVIEAPGYVDGNGISMPVVGDLPLGCAAVCNASVSVQRLGVEAAVRGEVELLKQAMMLDPLTGAVCNPPEIWQMADEMLVATGQWLPQYRDEVALARERLTGSASLARFGGNRGAARLRVRSAEEMSEDAAAKRAAASSDKAGMTG
- a CDS encoding PEP-CTERM sorting domain-containing protein, producing MKPYLALCLLSTAALSAANTYLATFDELNEGDFGPSITSSGVKFYDVDQDLSGGVFCIEQANSGDLGGSFSTPNVLGFGGYVPGSGVAFGRMKSFSIGMAGTGFQLKKASLDIWTFLLQQGGNTVTLEGWLGNTLVNSDTYTPGTFSVEHHSLSLPTDDYDKFIVRAQGAVDHGVVFADVDNVRVDAVPVPEPATLAALGLGGLALLRKRPH